A region of Anopheles merus strain MAF chromosome 2R, AmerM5.1, whole genome shotgun sequence DNA encodes the following proteins:
- the LOC121591006 gene encoding latrophilin Cirl isoform X1 has protein sequence MDLYERIELNRRKELPHLQRRQRQRQRNEKKRKQSNAGSNETSCNAGSDRERSILSPAAGEYQHPLRPLNTCDPLRGTEEPSQRWSSHDSWFAGNNAAEGGRSGRNVNCAPASSWRPPTDWRDNQCTRSRCRRKVMAYRSPLTIPRWRQALITGAIFLLAVLLPAAIAGSPKYETAYACEGKTLMIECEPGDLINLIRANYGRFSITICNDHGNVDWSVNCMSPKSLRVLHSKCAQKQNCSVLASTSMFGDPCPGTHKYLEAHYQCVSAAQSSTTTNRPSPPWLKTSQPIVWSTSTVRSPVLSRLNLTTDLGGGGGEVAVVAAVTPALSTPAVTLRPGAGGGNVGTKTSQSPTTFRNKGFENKSVNDDLAIIKTITDRKKGGDPVEPLRPRTPYGGVEAGPVGTSGGDGLQKEEDDDDGADLFPTQTAVLSGAAAPPGVRKLDAAGTPTSVNGGGSVQIDISHACGPSTARNLFWNVTRVGEVNVQPCPGGATGIAKWRCVAVASLTPEQRVHLQQEHQQMLQIQAAQQQSAGGAGGVNAPSADDSGSHGDISFSSNSVALSDKQSMVGAATWYAYRPDLTQCRSLWLNNLEVRVQQPDSSLISIANDLAQVTSSKTLYGGDMLVATKIIQTMSQKMHYDIETIPDQRQREALVFELLNSVVKTGSNLLDQSQHASWLDLSVEDQMRVATSLLTGLEDNAFLLADTILREKHVVQKVKNILLSIRVLETRNFGKSTELFPDSSTERWQVSNDQIELPKAALIENSEGGLVRIVFVAFDRLEQILRPQFSNIQQQQQQHGSGGAGPSSGRVEPSQHRHLDTDGIASANVAGLGANDGTFGSSAGGGAGTRSSDAGSPSDADVAVVPRLRLLNSKVISASLGKGRHIQLSQPIRMVLRHLRTKNVSNPTCVFWNYIDHAWSEDGCHVEYTNSTHTVCMCNHLTNFALLVDAVDNETQLSLLSHLDDSLLLYIGIAVLVAVVVIALFARKLCYSSVLAKLRNGGPEAGAAGLRGGPIDRDPAGLSISAHHGTVAGRLHHHHHGGSNNAGVDLHHPTVATAGHHHHHMVHHHLPPPGTGHHLLVADDFHHQQQSQQPHPANNNLHNHHPNNLAGGGNHHHVNSNNLVTTTFNNLNGGGGIGGGNCSPSPPGSGYDHHHPGHHLARLNNNVNVNFPSNISISSNNSTNNSAAAAAALLLTGAGKGGDDALAKPFPSYRTNNNQINLLRAANHHAQQQQQQQHQQQQQQQHQQHQQPAPSANAPSAAVLLQQQQHNHRHHLHHQPQAAAATAGTILLQGFGGDGGPSSPSASSLIASTSLITTIAQPTSQQTSPAGRGRGGGGVSMDSSGSDRSSSGSTTAAEMVAYNLSGEIGDGGAGVANGAGSPEKQLHLHHHQGSIGSSASSGLLVVAAGGANASGSVSVGTAGTITSSASSSASASVPLLHHHHHHHLHHHLHQHLHPGGSVSSPSDHSSVPIPSKRNL, from the coding sequence ATGGATTTGTATGAACGCATCGAGCTGAACAGAAGGAAAGAATTGCCACACCTGCAGCGaaggcagcggcagcggcagcgaaatgagaagaaaagaaagcaatCGAATGCCGGTAGTAATGAGACGTCGTGCAATGCCGGAAGCGATCGGGAGCGGAGTATCCTTAGCCCCGCTGCGGGTGAATATCAACATCCGCTGCGACCGTTAAACACCTGCGATCCGTTGAGAGGGACGGAAGAGCCGTCACAACGGTGGAGTAGCCACGACAGTTGGTTTGCAGGCAACAATGCAGCAGAGGGCGGCCGTTCGGGCCGAAATGTAAACTGTGCGCCCGCCAGCTCTTGGCGACCGCCCACCGATTGGCGTGACAATCAGTGTACACGCAGCCGGTGCCGCCGAAAAGTGATGGCGTACCGGAGCCCACTCACCATCCCCCGGTGGCGACAAGCCCTTATCACCGGTGCCATCTTCCTGCTAGCGGTTCTGCTTCCCGCAGCAATCGCCGGATCGCCCAAGTACGAAACGGCGTACGCATGCGAAGGGAAAACGCTCATGATCGAGTGTGAACCGGGCGACCTGATCAATCTAATACGGGCGAACTACGGTCGCTTTTCGATCACCATCTGCAACGATCACGGTAACGTGGACTGGAGCGTCAACTGTATGTCGCCCAAGAGCCTGCGGGTGCTGCACTCGAAGTGTGCCCAGAAGCAGAACTGCTCCGTGCTAGCGTCGACCAGCATGTTCGGCGATCCGTGCCCGGGCACGCACAAATATCTCGAGGCACACTACCAGTGCGTGTCGGCGGCGCAGTCATCCACCACCACGAACCGGCCGAGCCCGCCGTGGCTCAAGACGTCCCAGCCGATCGTGTGGAGTACGTCCACCGTGCGCAGTCCGGTACTGAGCCGGCTCAATCTAACCACCGATTTAGGGGGTGGCGGTGGCGAAGTGGCCGTCGTGGCAGCCGTTACGCCCGCCCTCTCAACACCGGCCGTCACGTTACGCCCCGGTGCAGGCGGCGGGAACGTCGGTACCAAAACCAGTCAATCACCGACCACCTTCCGGAACAAGGGGTTCGAGAACAAGAGCGTCAATGACGATCTGGCCATCATCAAGACGATCACCGACCGGAAGAAGGGGGGCGATCCGGTGGAGCCGCTCAGACCGAGGACTCCGTACGGTGGTGTGGAGGCCGGTCCAGTCGGAACGTCCGGCGGCGACGGCCTGCAGAAGGAGgaagacgatgacgatggtgcCGACCTGTTCCCGACCCAAACGGCAGTATTATCCGGTGCTGCAGCACCACCCGGCGTCCGGAAGCTGGACGCTGCCGGTACGCCGACGAGCGTTAATGGCGGGGGCAGCGTGCAGATTGACATTAGCCACGCGTGCGGACCGAGCACCGCCCGCAACCTGTTCTGGAATGTGACGCGCGTGGGCGAGGTGAACGTGCAGCCGTGTCCGGGCGGTGCGACGGGCATCGCCAAGTGGCGGTGCGTGGCGGTCGCTTCGCTAACACCCGAGCAGCGCGTCCATCTGCAGCAAGAACACCAGCAGATGCTGCAGATCCAGGCCGCACAGCAGCAGTCGGCGGGAGGCGCGGGCGGCGTTAACGCACCGTCAGCGGACGATAGTGGTAGCCATGGTGATATTAGTTTTAGTAGCAACAGTGTTGCCCTTAGCGATAAGCAATCGATGGTCGGTGCCGCTACCTGGTACGCCTACCGGCCGGACCTAACGCAGTGCCGCAGTCTGTGGCTGAACAATCTCGAGGTGCGCGTGCAGCAGCCCGATTCGTCGCTCATCTCGATCGCGAACGATCTGGCGCAGGTGACGAGCAGCAAGACGCTGTACGGCGGCGACATGCTCGTCGCGACCAAAATCATCCAGACGATGTCCCAAAAGATGCACTACGACATCGAAACTATACCGGACCAGCGGCAGCGAGAGGCACTCGTGTTCGAGCTGCTGAATAGTGTGGTCAAAACCGGGAGCAACCTGCTCGACCAGTCGCAGCACGCCAGCTGGCTGGATCTGAGCGTGGAGGATCAGATGCGGGTCGCCACCTCGCTGCTGACTGGGCTGGAGGACAACGCGTTCCTGCTGGCCGACACGATACTGCGCGAAAAGCACGTCGTGCAGAAGGTGAAGAACATTCTGCTCTCGATACGCGTGCTCGAGACGCGCAACTTTGGCAAGAGCACGGAGCTGTTTCCCGACTCGTCCACCGAACGGTGGCAGGTCAGCAACGATCAGATCGAGCTACCGAAGGCGGCCTTGATCGAGAACAGTGAGGGGGGCCTGGTGCGTATCGTGTTCGTGGCGTTCGATCGGCTCGAGCAGATATTGCGCCCACAGTTCAGCAACattcagcaacagcaacagcagcatggTTCCGGTGGCGCAGGGCCATCGTCCGGTCGGGTTGAGCCGAGCCAGCACCGGCACCTGGACACGGACGGCATCGCATCGGCCAACGTTGCCGGGCTGGGCGCAAACGATGGCACCTTTGGGTCGTCCGCCGGTGGCGGTGCGGGCACACGCAGCAGCGATGCGGGCTCGCCGTCCGACGCGGATGTCGCGGTGGTGCCGCGTTTGCGATTGCTCAACAGCAAGGTGATATCCGCCAGCCTCGGCAAGGGTCGGCACATTCAACTTTCGCAACCGATCCGCATGGTTCTGCGGCATCTGCGCACCAAAAACGTGTCCAACCCGACGTGCGTATTCTGGAACTACATTGACCATGCGTGGTCGGAGGACGGCTGTCACGTGGAGTACACGAACAGCACGCACACGGTGTGCATGTGCAACCATTTGACAAACTTTGCCCTGCTCGTGGATGCGGTGGACAACGAGACGCAGCTGTCGTTGCTGTCCCATCTGGATGACAGTTTGCTGCTCTATATCGGCATCGCCGTACTGGTCGCCGTAGTGGTGATCGCTCTGTTCGCGCGCAAGCTCTGCTACAGTTCGGTGCTTGCCAAGCTGCGCAACGGTGGGCCCGAAGCGGGTGCTGCCGGTCTGCGCGGAGGGCCCATCGATCGGGACCCTGCCGGGCTGTCCATATCCGCACATCACGGCACGGTTGCGGGTCGActgcatcatcaccatcatggCGGTAGCAACAATGCGGGCGTGGATCTGCATCATCCGACCGTCGCGACGGCgggccaccatcatcatcatatggTGCATCATCATCTGCCACCGCCGGGCACCGGTCACCATCTACTGGTTGCGGACGATttccaccatcagcagcagtcgCAGCAGCCGCACCCGGCAAACAACAACCTGCACAATCACCATCCGAACAATCTGGCCGGTGGTGGCAATCATCATCACgtcaacagcaacaacttgGTAACGACCACCTTCAACAATCTGAACGGCGGCGGTGGAATCGGGGGCGGCAACTGCTCGCCCTCACCGCCGGGCAGCGGGTACGACCATCACCATCCTGGCCATCATCTCGCCCGACTGAACAACAATGTAAATGTCAACTTCCCTAGTAATATTAGTATCAGTAGCAACAATAGCACTAACAACagtgccgccgctgccgccgccctCCTGCTCACCGGTGCGGGCAAGGGCGGTGACGATGCGCTGGCCAAACCTTTCCCCTCCTATCGCACGAATaataatcaaatcaatctATTACGCGCAGCCAATCATcacgcacaacaacaacagcagcagcagcaccagcagcagcagcaacagcagcaccagcagcaccaacaaccTGCACCATCAGCCAACGCACCATCTGCAGCAGTCCtccttcagcagcaacagcacaaccaccgccaccacctccaccaccaaccGCAAGCTGCCGCAGCCACCGCTGGCACCATCCTCCTACAAGGGTTCGGCGGTGATGGCGgcccatcatcaccatcagcatcatctcTAATCGCGTCCACCTCGCTGATCACGACGATCGCCCAGCCCACCTCCCAGCAGACATCGCCAGCGGGCAGGGGAAGGGGTGGCGGTGGTGTCAGCATGGACAGCAGCGGAAGcgatcgcagcagcagcggaagtACTACCGCCGCCGAGATGGTTGCGTACAATCTGAGCGGTGAGatcggtgatggtggtgcggGGGTAGCCAATGGTGCCGGTTCGCCCGAGAAACAGCTACACCTGCACCATCACCAGGGCAGTATTGGTAGCAGCGCTTCCTCGGGTTTGCTAGTCGTTGCTGCCGGTGGTGCGAATGCGAGTGGTAGCGTGAGTGTTGGTACGGCCGGCACTATCACCTCGTCCGCGTCGTCGAGCGCGAGTGCGAGTGTGCCGCTgctgcaccatcaccaccatcaccatctgcATCACCATCTGCACCAGCATCTGCACCCGGGCGGTTCTGTCTCATCACCGTCCGATCATTCCTCCGTACCGATCCCGAGCAAGCGGAACCTTTGA